A stretch of the Sulfuritortus calidifontis genome encodes the following:
- a CDS encoding efflux transporter outer membrane subunit: MTDRRFPAAGLAAALAAALLAGCSLVPEYLRPAPPVPAQFPDVEAKAAEAALPPWRDYFADPALQGLIAAALEHNRDLRIALARVAEARALAGVARADRLPTLEAQATGSRSRTPADLSSSGAKRTTSRYDAALGLTAFELDFWGRVAALSEAARAQYLASDEAARSFRIGLIGDVANTWYQRLELAERERLAAETLNSRRESLELTRKRRDAGLAGDLDVLAAESLAESVRAQWAELKRQRQQTENALRLLTGMAAELPPPARPAALAELAPGLPSAVLLRRPDVRAAEQRLIAANANIGAARAAFFPRISLTAAFGSASGALSGLFDSGSEAWSFQPALKLPLFDAGRNRANLDLAEARKVAAVADYEKTVQQAFREVADALAAQAGYREQLAAQAANLAAQQARLQRVQARAEAGLASYLEVLDAGREAFAAEQALAAAERQAQGARIALYKALGGGD, encoded by the coding sequence ATGACTGATCGCCGCTTCCCCGCCGCCGGCCTGGCCGCGGCCCTCGCCGCCGCGCTGCTGGCCGGCTGCTCGCTGGTGCCCGAGTACCTGCGGCCGGCCCCGCCGGTGCCGGCGCAGTTCCCCGATGTCGAGGCCAAGGCGGCCGAGGCGGCCCTGCCGCCCTGGCGCGACTATTTCGCCGACCCGGCCCTGCAAGGGCTGATCGCGGCCGCGCTCGAACACAACCGCGACCTCAGGATCGCCCTGGCCCGGGTGGCAGAGGCGCGCGCCCTGGCCGGTGTCGCCCGTGCCGACCGGCTGCCCACGCTGGAGGCCCAGGCCACGGGCAGCCGCAGCCGCACCCCGGCCGATCTGAGCAGCAGCGGTGCCAAGCGCACCACCAGCCGCTACGACGCGGCCTTGGGGCTGACCGCCTTCGAATTGGATTTCTGGGGCCGGGTGGCCGCCCTGAGCGAGGCGGCACGGGCGCAGTACCTAGCCAGCGATGAGGCAGCCAGGAGCTTCCGCATCGGCCTCATCGGCGACGTCGCCAACACCTGGTACCAGCGGCTGGAACTGGCCGAGCGCGAGCGTCTGGCGGCCGAGACCCTGAACAGCCGGCGCGAGAGCCTGGAGCTCACCCGCAAGCGGCGCGATGCCGGCCTGGCCGGCGACCTCGACGTGCTCGCGGCCGAAAGCCTGGCCGAGTCGGTGCGCGCCCAGTGGGCCGAACTCAAACGCCAGCGCCAGCAGACCGAGAACGCCCTGCGCCTGCTCACCGGCATGGCTGCCGAGTTGCCGCCGCCGGCCAGACCCGCCGCCCTGGCCGAACTGGCACCGGGCCTGCCCTCGGCGGTGCTGCTGCGCCGGCCCGACGTGCGCGCCGCCGAGCAGCGGCTGATCGCCGCCAACGCCAACATCGGCGCCGCCCGCGCCGCCTTCTTCCCGCGCATCTCGCTCACCGCCGCCTTCGGCAGCGCCAGCGGCGCCCTGTCCGGCCTGTTCGATTCCGGTAGCGAGGCCTGGTCGTTCCAGCCCGCGCTCAAGCTGCCGCTGTTCGATGCCGGGCGCAACCGGGCCAACCTCGACCTGGCCGAGGCGCGCAAGGTGGCTGCCGTGGCCGACTACGAAAAGACCGTGCAGCAGGCCTTCCGCGAGGTGGCCGATGCCCTGGCCGCGCAGGCCGGCTACCGCGAGCAGCTGGCGGCCCAGGCGGCCAACCTGGCCGCGCAGCAGGCCCGGCTGCAGCGGGTACAGGCCCGGGCCGAGGCTGGCCTCGCCAGCTATCTGGAAGTGCTCGACGCCGGCCGCGAGGCCTTCGCCGCCGAGCAGGCCCTGGCCGCCGCCGAGCGCCAGGCCCAGGGCGCCCGCATCGCCCTGTACAAGGCCCTGGGCGGCGGCGACTGA
- a CDS encoding FxsA family protein yields MKLLVFAIIALGLPALELAGIYQIWQIIGAWTLAWLALAILAGLVVLRIERAELLPRLMYSAFEGRTPLAVLWESGRRILAGVLLIVPGAISDVVALVLLIWPSPPRPRGPRAANDDFIEGEFRRED; encoded by the coding sequence ATGAAATTATTGGTCTTCGCGATTATAGCTTTGGGCCTGCCGGCGCTGGAATTGGCAGGGATATACCAGATCTGGCAAATCATCGGCGCCTGGACCCTGGCCTGGCTGGCCCTGGCCATCCTGGCCGGCCTCGTGGTGCTGCGCATCGAGCGGGCCGAGCTGCTGCCGCGCCTGATGTATTCCGCCTTCGAGGGTCGCACGCCACTGGCCGTGCTGTGGGAGAGCGGCCGGCGCATCCTGGCCGGCGTGCTGTTGATCGTGCCCGGCGCGATCAGCGACGTGGTCGCCCTGGTCCTGCTCATCTGGCCCTCGCCGCCGCGGCCGCGCGGCCCGCGGGCCGCGAACGACGACTTCATCGAGGGCGAGTTTCGGCGCGAGGATTAA
- a CDS encoding TlpA family protein disulfide reductase, giving the protein MKLKKHHLSVLIVAAVFGVAGAFVYKKLSDPTPAADNGGLSEGIDTGAVMAASLPDLEGKPQPLSQWAGKVVVINFWAPWCPPCREEIPGFIKLHEKYADKGLVFVGVALDEPSRVQAYVDEIGIHYPILVGGPEASQLSTLAGNRLGGLPYTLVLDRDGKPAATYTGAVAEQKLEALVAPLL; this is encoded by the coding sequence ATGAAGCTGAAGAAACATCACCTCAGCGTCCTCATCGTCGCCGCCGTCTTCGGCGTCGCCGGTGCCTTCGTCTACAAGAAACTCAGCGACCCCACGCCGGCCGCCGACAACGGCGGGCTGAGCGAGGGCATCGACACCGGCGCGGTCATGGCCGCCAGCCTGCCCGACCTCGAAGGCAAACCGCAGCCCCTCAGCCAGTGGGCCGGCAAGGTCGTGGTCATCAACTTCTGGGCGCCCTGGTGCCCGCCCTGCCGCGAAGAGATCCCCGGCTTCATCAAGCTGCACGAGAAATACGCCGACAAGGGCCTGGTCTTCGTCGGCGTCGCCCTCGACGAGCCAAGCCGGGTGCAGGCCTATGTCGACGAAATCGGCATCCACTATCCCATCCTGGTCGGTGGCCCCGAGGCCAGCCAGTTGAGCACGCTGGCCGGCAACCGCCTGGGCGGCCTGCCCTACACCCTGGTGCTCGACCGCGACGGCAAGCCCGCCGCCACCTACACCGGCGCCGTCGCCGAGCAGAAGCTGGAAGCGCTGGTCGCGCCGCTGTTGTGA
- the purN gene encoding phosphoribosylglycinamide formyltransferase, translating into MMRVVVLISGRGSNMEALLRAGLPVEFAAVISNKAEAKGLAVARELGVETAVVNHKDYPSREAYDAKLAEVIDGYGADLVCLAGFMRILSDGFVNRYAGRMINIHPSLLPAFTGLDTHARAIAAGVKLHGCTVHYVTPELDAGPIVVQAAVPVLEDDTPDSLGARVLEQEHRIYPLAVRWIAEGRVELSADGRARVRSNAPAANALISPAG; encoded by the coding sequence TTGATGCGCGTCGTCGTCCTCATCTCCGGCCGTGGCAGCAATATGGAGGCGCTACTGCGCGCCGGGCTGCCGGTCGAATTCGCCGCCGTCATCAGCAACAAGGCCGAGGCCAAGGGGCTGGCGGTCGCGCGTGAGCTCGGGGTCGAGACCGCCGTGGTCAATCACAAGGACTATCCCAGCCGCGAGGCCTACGATGCGAAACTGGCCGAGGTGATCGACGGCTACGGTGCCGATCTTGTCTGCCTGGCCGGTTTCATGCGCATCCTCAGCGACGGCTTCGTCAATCGCTATGCCGGGCGCATGATCAACATCCATCCCTCGCTGCTGCCCGCCTTCACCGGGCTCGACACCCATGCCCGCGCCATCGCCGCCGGCGTCAAGCTGCATGGCTGCACCGTGCACTATGTCACGCCCGAGCTGGATGCCGGGCCGATCGTCGTCCAGGCCGCGGTGCCGGTGCTGGAAGACGACACGCCGGACAGCCTGGGGGCGCGCGTGCTGGAGCAGGAGCATCGCATCTATCCGCTGGCCGTGCGCTGGATCGCCGAGGGCCGGGTCGAGCTGAGTGCCGACGGCCGCGCCCGGGTGCGCAGCAACGCCCCCGCGGCCAACGCCCTGATTTCGCCTGCGGGGTAG
- a CDS encoding AI-2E family transporter, giving the protein MQPNPAANRALLTLLVTAGGLYLLYLLAPILTPFLLAAALAYLCDPLVDRLEVHKLNRTLATSLVLLGLLLAFVLLALILAPLVQAEARLLMNQLPLALDWVQQTLLPWVEKTFGIDLMQDQAQLGDWLKAQLGQGQFTAYLPTLGEGGLAVLGFLVNLVLVPVVTFYLLRDWDRILAHLVGWLPRPVAGKTIEIAREVDVVLAEFVRGQIAVILVMAVFYSAGLWLAGLDYALAVGLVAGVLVFVPYLGVIVGLLLGSLAGLMQHGELTALIPVWAVFGLGQVLEGMVITPRLVGERVGLHPVAVIFALMAFGQLFGFFGVLLAIPASAALLVGLRHLKQQLD; this is encoded by the coding sequence ATGCAGCCCAATCCCGCCGCCAATCGTGCCTTGCTCACCCTGCTGGTGACTGCCGGCGGCCTCTATCTGCTCTACCTGCTGGCCCCCATCCTCACCCCCTTCCTGCTCGCCGCCGCCCTGGCCTATCTCTGCGACCCGCTGGTCGACCGGCTGGAGGTCCACAAGCTTAACCGCACCCTCGCCACCAGCCTGGTCCTGCTCGGCCTGCTGCTGGCCTTCGTGCTGCTCGCCCTGATCCTGGCGCCCCTGGTCCAGGCCGAGGCGCGGCTGTTGATGAACCAGCTGCCGCTCGCCCTGGACTGGGTGCAGCAGACCCTGCTGCCCTGGGTGGAAAAGACCTTCGGCATCGACCTCATGCAGGACCAGGCCCAGCTCGGCGACTGGCTCAAGGCCCAACTCGGCCAGGGCCAATTCACCGCCTATCTGCCCACCCTGGGCGAGGGCGGTCTGGCGGTGCTCGGCTTCCTGGTCAATCTGGTGCTGGTGCCGGTGGTCACCTTCTACCTGCTGCGCGACTGGGACCGCATCCTGGCCCACCTGGTCGGCTGGCTGCCCCGGCCCGTGGCCGGCAAGACCATCGAGATCGCCCGCGAGGTCGATGTCGTGCTGGCCGAGTTCGTCCGCGGCCAGATCGCCGTCATCCTGGTCATGGCGGTGTTCTACAGCGCCGGCCTGTGGCTGGCCGGGCTCGATTACGCCCTGGCCGTCGGCCTGGTCGCCGGCGTGCTGGTGTTCGTGCCCTATCTGGGCGTGATCGTCGGCCTGCTGCTGGGCAGCTTGGCCGGGCTCATGCAGCACGGCGAGCTGACCGCGCTGATCCCGGTCTGGGCGGTGTTCGGCCTGGGACAGGTGCTGGAGGGCATGGTCATCACCCCGCGCCTGGTCGGCGAACGGGTCGGCCTGCACCCGGTGGCGGTGATCTTCGCGCTCATGGCCTTCGGCCAGCTGTTCGGTTTCTTCGGCGTGCTGCTCGCCATCCCCGCCTCGGCCGCGCTATTGGTCGGCCTGCGCCATCTCAAGCAGCAGCTCGATTAA
- the purM gene encoding phosphoribosylformylglycinamidine cyclo-ligase: MLSVTTQSGLSYRDAGVDIDAGDALVDRIKPHAKKTLRPEVLGGIGGFGALFELTGKYKEPVLVSGTDGVGTKLKLAFQMNKHDTIGQDLVAMSVNDILVQGAEPLFFLDYFACGKLDVNTGEQVVAGIAKGCELAGCALIGGETAEMPGMYPPGEYDLAGFAVGAVEKSRIITGKTIQPGDAVLGLASSGPHSNGYSLIRKIVEVSGADLNSAFHGKTLGETLLEPTRIYVKPLLALMNELPVKGLAHITGGGLLENIPRILADNLTAVLDGKAWTFPPVFQWLMEQGKVELREMHRTFNCGIGMVLVVAADDAERAAEFLSKQGETVYRLGRIEQRAEGQPQTVVV, translated from the coding sequence CTGCTCTCCGTGACTACCCAATCTGGACTCTCCTATCGCGATGCCGGTGTCGATATCGACGCCGGCGATGCCCTGGTCGACCGTATCAAGCCCCATGCCAAGAAGACCCTGCGCCCCGAGGTGCTCGGCGGCATCGGCGGCTTCGGCGCCTTGTTCGAGCTGACCGGCAAGTACAAGGAGCCGGTGCTGGTCTCCGGCACCGACGGCGTCGGCACCAAGCTCAAGCTCGCCTTCCAGATGAACAAGCACGACACCATCGGCCAGGACCTGGTGGCGATGAGCGTGAACGACATCCTGGTCCAGGGCGCCGAGCCGCTGTTCTTCCTCGACTACTTCGCCTGCGGCAAGCTCGACGTGAACACCGGCGAGCAGGTGGTGGCCGGCATCGCCAAGGGCTGCGAGCTCGCCGGCTGCGCCCTCATCGGCGGCGAGACGGCCGAGATGCCCGGCATGTACCCGCCGGGCGAATACGACCTGGCCGGCTTCGCCGTCGGCGCCGTGGAGAAGTCGCGCATCATCACCGGCAAGACCATCCAGCCGGGCGACGCGGTGCTCGGTCTGGCATCGAGCGGCCCGCATTCCAACGGTTATTCGCTGATCCGCAAGATCGTCGAGGTCAGCGGTGCCGATCTCAACAGCGCCTTCCATGGCAAGACTCTGGGTGAGACCCTGCTCGAACCAACCCGCATTTACGTCAAACCGCTGCTGGCGCTGATGAATGAACTGCCGGTGAAGGGCCTGGCCCACATCACCGGCGGCGGCCTCTTGGAGAACATCCCGCGCATCCTGGCCGACAACCTCACCGCCGTGCTCGACGGCAAGGCCTGGACCTTCCCGCCGGTATTCCAGTGGCTGATGGAACAGGGCAAGGTCGAGCTGCGCGAGATGCACCGCACCTTCAACTGCGGCATCGGCATGGTGCTCGTGGTCGCCGCGGATGACGCCGAGCGCGCGGCCGAGTTCCTGAGCAAGCAGGGCGAGACCGTCTACCGCCTGGGCCGCATCGAGCAACGCGCCGAAGGCCAGCCGCAAACCGTCGTGGTTTGA
- a CDS encoding ATP-binding protein — MTEALEAVKPSRSLLTAAGRAIGDYMMIRDGDRVLLGLSGGKDSLSLLHVLLHLQKKAPIKFELAACTVDPQSPDFDPSPLKPYLEQLGVRYFYDSQPIVEQAQAHMQGDSFCAYCSRMRRGILYRTARENGYNVLALAQHLDDLAETFLMSAFFGGKLRTMQAHYLNDAGDVRVIRPFVYARERQTRDFAKNAGLPVIHENCPACFSMPMQRYQMKLLLEQQEKEHPQLFANLLTTMRPLMGTPPTI; from the coding sequence GTGACCGAAGCGCTCGAAGCGGTCAAACCCAGCCGCAGCCTGCTCACCGCCGCCGGTCGCGCGATCGGCGACTACATGATGATCCGCGATGGCGACCGGGTGCTGCTCGGGCTGTCCGGCGGCAAGGACAGCCTGTCCCTGCTCCACGTGCTGCTCCACTTGCAGAAGAAGGCGCCGATCAAGTTCGAGTTGGCCGCCTGCACTGTCGACCCGCAATCGCCCGACTTCGACCCCTCGCCGCTCAAGCCCTACCTGGAACAGCTGGGCGTGCGCTATTTCTACGACAGCCAGCCCATCGTCGAGCAGGCCCAGGCCCACATGCAGGGCGATTCCTTCTGTGCCTATTGTTCCAGGATGCGCCGCGGCATCCTCTACCGCACCGCACGGGAAAACGGCTACAACGTGCTCGCCCTGGCCCAGCACCTGGACGACCTGGCCGAGACCTTTCTCATGTCCGCCTTCTTCGGCGGCAAGCTGCGCACCATGCAGGCGCACTACCTGAACGACGCCGGCGACGTCCGCGTCATCCGGCCCTTCGTCTACGCCCGCGAGCGCCAGACCCGGGACTTCGCGAAGAATGCGGGGCTGCCGGTAATCCATGAGAACTGCCCGGCGTGTTTTTCGATGCCGATGCAGCGGTATCAGATGAAGCTGCTGTTGGAACAGCAGGAGAAGGAGCATCCGCAGTTGTTCGCGAATCTACTCACGACCATGCGGCCACTGATGGGGACGCCACCAACGATATGA
- a CDS encoding C-GCAxxG-C-C family protein — translation MATADKPAPVDKQNLAQQAYDKALQYELDYGCCPQCVLAAIQETVGVIDDSVIKASHGLSGGGGLMGQGACGALTGGLVALSAKRGRDRDKLDKGRFISNFKKGRELVERFRQEFGGITCEQLQQCFTGRTYDMWNEDEYKAFDAARGQQCARATATVTKWVVEML, via the coding sequence ATGGCAACAGCGGACAAACCGGCCCCGGTCGACAAGCAAAACCTGGCGCAACAGGCCTACGACAAGGCGCTGCAATATGAACTCGACTACGGCTGCTGCCCGCAATGCGTGCTGGCCGCCATCCAGGAGACCGTCGGCGTCATCGACGACAGCGTGATCAAGGCCAGCCACGGCCTCTCCGGCGGCGGCGGCCTCATGGGCCAGGGCGCCTGCGGCGCCCTCACCGGCGGCCTGGTCGCCCTCAGCGCCAAGCGCGGCCGCGACCGCGACAAGCTGGACAAGGGCCGCTTCATCAGCAACTTCAAGAAGGGCCGCGAACTGGTCGAACGCTTCCGCCAGGAGTTCGGCGGCATCACCTGTGAGCAGCTCCAGCAATGCTTCACCGGCCGTACCTACGACATGTGGAACGAGGACGAGTACAAGGCCTTCGACGCGGCGCGCGGGCAGCAGTGCGCGCGGGCGACGGCGACGGTGACGAAGTGGGTGGTGGAGATGCTTTAG
- the dsbD gene encoding protein-disulfide reductase DsbD produces the protein MRHILTAALLLLAALPLRAEEDLLEPEQAFRVSARLVDNANVELQFQVAKGYALYKEKFKFSADSGAKLGAPSMPKGQIKDDEYFGRVETLRDSFKVRIPVSYAGAPKPFKLIAGYQGCADAGVCYPPQETTFTLQPVVAAAAPATGFQPLNSLKQLAGELAGGEPELLPADQAFKLSLTPAGNNAVTARFDLAKSYYLYRDKIKFSVVSPAGAKVAGIDLPQAEEKTDPNFGKMFVYHDGFSATVRLEGLSANGGPVKLKASYQGCSEKGVCYPPIDKSFDLVLGSAAAATSTAPAAPAKAAAVEPEDTSESGQIAAMLKGGSFWVVVASFFGFGLLLALTPCVFPMIPILSGIIVGQGHDITKRHGFMLSLAYVLGMAITYALAGVAAGMSGTLISNALQNPWALGTGAAIFVALALSMFGFYDLQLPSFLQSRFTEASNKMQGGKFTGVFAMGAISALIVGPCVAAPLAGALLYIGQTGDMLLGGVSLFFMALGMGVPLLLVGLSAGALLPRAGAWMEAVKSFFGTLMLAIAIWLVSPLLPPVVVMLLWAALLIVAAMYLRAIDPLEAGASGWRRLWKGVGMIALIAGISLLLGALGGSRDLLQPLQIFKGGAAGSAIAGEPAKLQFRTVKSSAELDAAIAQAKGKYVMLDFYADWCISCKEMERFTFSDAKVQARLKDVVLLKADVTGNTAEDKALLKRFNLFGPPGLIFFDKEGKQSGFRVIGYEPPEKFLQSLDKGMP, from the coding sequence ATGCGCCATATCCTGACCGCCGCCCTGCTCCTGCTGGCCGCCCTGCCCCTGCGCGCCGAGGAGGACCTGCTGGAACCCGAACAGGCCTTCCGGGTCAGCGCCCGCCTGGTCGACAACGCCAATGTCGAGCTGCAGTTCCAGGTGGCCAAGGGCTATGCCCTGTACAAGGAAAAGTTCAAGTTTTCCGCCGACAGCGGCGCAAAGCTCGGCGCCCCGTCCATGCCCAAGGGCCAGATCAAGGACGACGAATATTTCGGCCGGGTCGAGACCCTGCGCGACAGCTTCAAGGTGCGCATCCCGGTCAGCTATGCCGGCGCGCCCAAACCGTTCAAGCTCATCGCCGGCTACCAAGGCTGCGCCGATGCCGGCGTCTGCTATCCGCCGCAGGAGACCACCTTTACCCTGCAGCCGGTCGTGGCCGCGGCCGCGCCGGCGACCGGCTTCCAGCCGCTCAACAGCCTGAAGCAGCTGGCGGGCGAACTCGCCGGCGGCGAGCCCGAATTGCTGCCGGCCGACCAGGCCTTCAAGCTCAGCCTCACCCCGGCCGGCAACAATGCCGTCACCGCCCGCTTCGACCTGGCCAAGAGCTATTACCTCTACCGCGACAAGATCAAGTTCAGCGTGGTCAGCCCGGCCGGCGCCAAGGTCGCCGGCATCGACCTGCCCCAGGCCGAGGAAAAGACCGACCCCAACTTCGGCAAGATGTTCGTCTACCACGACGGCTTCAGCGCCACCGTGCGCCTGGAGGGCCTGTCCGCGAACGGCGGGCCGGTCAAGCTGAAAGCCAGCTACCAGGGCTGCAGCGAAAAGGGCGTCTGCTACCCGCCGATCGACAAGAGCTTCGACCTCGTGCTCGGCAGCGCCGCAGCCGCCACCTCAACTGCACCGGCCGCACCGGCCAAGGCAGCCGCCGTCGAGCCGGAGGACACCTCGGAATCGGGGCAGATCGCCGCCATGCTCAAGGGCGGCAGCTTCTGGGTGGTGGTCGCCAGCTTCTTCGGCTTCGGTCTCTTGCTCGCGCTCACGCCTTGCGTGTTCCCGATGATCCCCATCCTGTCCGGCATCATCGTCGGCCAGGGCCATGACATCACCAAGCGCCACGGTTTCATGCTCTCGCTTGCCTACGTGCTGGGCATGGCCATCACCTATGCCCTGGCCGGCGTCGCCGCCGGCATGTCGGGCACCCTGATCTCCAACGCCCTGCAGAACCCGTGGGCACTGGGTACCGGCGCCGCCATCTTCGTCGCCCTCGCCCTGTCCATGTTCGGCTTCTACGACCTGCAGCTGCCGAGCTTCCTGCAAAGCCGTTTCACCGAGGCCAGCAACAAGATGCAAGGCGGCAAGTTCACCGGCGTGTTCGCCATGGGCGCCATCTCAGCCCTGATCGTCGGCCCCTGCGTCGCCGCTCCCCTGGCCGGCGCCCTGCTCTACATCGGCCAGACCGGCGACATGCTGCTGGGCGGCGTCTCGCTGTTCTTCATGGCCTTGGGCATGGGCGTGCCCCTGCTCCTGGTCGGCCTCTCGGCCGGCGCCCTGCTGCCGCGGGCCGGCGCCTGGATGGAGGCGGTGAAGAGCTTCTTCGGCACCCTGATGCTGGCCATCGCGATCTGGCTGGTCTCGCCGCTGCTGCCGCCGGTCGTGGTCATGCTGCTCTGGGCCGCGCTGCTGATCGTCGCCGCCATGTACCTGCGCGCGATCGACCCGCTCGAGGCCGGCGCCAGCGGCTGGCGCCGCCTGTGGAAGGGCGTCGGCATGATCGCCCTGATCGCCGGCATCAGCCTGCTGCTCGGCGCCCTGGGCGGCAGCCGCGACCTGCTGCAGCCGCTGCAGATCTTCAAGGGCGGCGCCGCCGGCAGCGCCATCGCAGGCGAGCCGGCCAAGCTGCAGTTCCGCACGGTGAAAAGCAGCGCCGAGCTCGACGCCGCCATCGCCCAAGCCAAGGGCAAGTACGTCATGCTCGACTTCTATGCCGACTGGTGCATCTCGTGCAAGGAGATGGAGCGCTTCACCTTCTCCGACGCCAAGGTGCAGGCTCGGCTGAAGGATGTGGTGCTGCTCAAGGCCGACGTCACCGGCAACACTGCCGAGGACAAGGCCCTGCTCAAGCGATTCAACCTGTTCGGCCCGCCCGGCCTGATCTTCTTCGACAAGGAAGGCAAACAATCCGGTTTTAGGGTGATCGGCTACGAGCCGCCGGAGAAATTCCTGCAGAGCCTGGACAAGGGCATGCCATGA
- a CDS encoding DUF3108 domain-containing protein — MGVLSQSPSRRLLAALAVSLLLHVWIAGGISLPGFAEIEAEPPPIEARLMGPALKPVPPKPAVKPKSARRPPTSPMPASEPLPVAAEPVAEPASSDEAAPVVQVADTPATPAAALPEAFRIRYIVQGNEGGLTLGQLDHVWRRSGEQYSLVGVARATGLFALFYSGLLSQTSNGRIAAEGLRPESYWMQRGKKSYTAAFDWGRASVRLGGPYGALPVAAGAQDYLSVVYQLALFARPASGTVVVVNGKRAKEYRYQELGRELIRLPLGEIEAIHLRIGQGGEEDDMELWLRAQPPQLPVKMTLVDNKGRTGVLLAEAIE; from the coding sequence ATGGGCGTGCTGAGCCAGTCGCCCTCCCGCCGCCTGCTGGCCGCCCTGGCCGTTTCCCTGCTTCTGCATGTCTGGATCGCCGGCGGCATCAGCCTGCCGGGGTTCGCCGAGATCGAGGCCGAGCCGCCGCCGATCGAGGCGCGGTTGATGGGGCCGGCCCTCAAGCCTGTTCCACCGAAGCCGGCGGTCAAGCCTAAGTCCGCGAGGCGCCCGCCGACATCGCCCATGCCGGCCAGCGAGCCGCTGCCGGTTGCCGCAGAGCCTGTCGCCGAGCCGGCGTCCTCGGACGAAGCCGCCCCCGTCGTCCAAGTCGCCGATACACCCGCCACCCCAGCGGCCGCCCTGCCCGAGGCCTTTCGCATCCGTTATATCGTCCAGGGCAACGAGGGCGGCCTGACCCTGGGCCAGCTCGATCACGTCTGGCGCCGCAGCGGCGAGCAGTACTCGCTGGTCGGCGTCGCCCGGGCGACCGGGCTGTTCGCCCTGTTCTATTCCGGCCTGCTCAGCCAGACCAGCAACGGCCGCATCGCCGCCGAGGGCCTGCGGCCGGAGAGCTATTGGATGCAGCGGGGCAAGAAGAGCTATACCGCCGCCTTCGACTGGGGCCGCGCCTCGGTCCGCCTGGGTGGGCCCTACGGTGCGCTGCCGGTCGCGGCGGGGGCGCAGGACTACCTGAGCGTGGTCTATCAGCTGGCCTTGTTTGCCCGACCGGCGTCCGGCACGGTGGTGGTGGTCAACGGAAAGCGGGCCAAGGAATATCGCTATCAGGAACTGGGCCGCGAGCTGATCCGGCTGCCGCTGGGCGAGATCGAGGCCATCCACCTGCGCATCGGCCAAGGTGGCGAGGAGGACGACATGGAGTTGTGGCTGCGGGCGCAGCCGCCACAGCTGCCGGTGAAGATGACCCTGGTCGACAACAAGGGCCGCACCGGCGTGCTGCTGGCCGAGGCGATCGAGTGA
- the cutA gene encoding divalent-cation tolerance protein CutA — protein MSGSQALLCFTTLPDQAAADKLAESLVAERLAACVSILAPCRSVYRWQGAIHKDNEIPLLIKTTADRYAELERHLRQNHPYELPELIAVEITQGLPAYLDWLTAQI, from the coding sequence ATGTCAGGCAGCCAGGCCTTGCTCTGCTTCACCACTTTGCCCGACCAGGCAGCCGCGGACAAACTCGCCGAGTCCCTGGTGGCGGAACGCTTGGCCGCCTGCGTCAGCATCCTCGCCCCCTGCCGTTCGGTCTACCGCTGGCAGGGCGCCATTCACAAGGACAATGAAATCCCGCTCCTGATCAAGACCACGGCCGACCGTTATGCCGAGCTGGAGCGCCACCTCAGGCAAAACCATCCGTATGAACTACCGGAACTGATTGCCGTCGAAATTACGCAAGGCCTGCCAGCTTACCTGGACTGGCTGACTGCGCAAATCTAA